The proteins below come from a single Benincasa hispida cultivar B227 chromosome 4, ASM972705v1, whole genome shotgun sequence genomic window:
- the LOC120076358 gene encoding dof zinc finger protein DOF3.4-like → MPSESANRTNSRPQPQHTMGFPPPPQSDPLPCPRCDSLNTKFCYYNNYNLSQPRHFCKSCRRYWTHGGTLRDVPVGGGSRKNSKRSRYHNINNTPSSAPASSSTSVSSSTSASSSSSVSLLPTAAAVNNDINDTIPPPGTFTSLLSSQASGFLALGGYASASASGHPPAAFDDMGFGLGRGLWGTACTYPEVGDLVGSYAAAGAPETSSSGYNTWQMNASDGGGNGGVVDGDLLGWPDLAISMQGKSLK, encoded by the coding sequence ATGCCGTCGGAATCAGCCAACAGAACCAACAGTAGGCCCCAACCCCAACACACCATGGGCTTCCCTCCCCCTCCCCAATCCGACCCTCTCCCCTGTCCCCGCTGCGATTCCCTCAACACCAAGTTCTGTTACTACAACAACTACAACCTCTCCCAGCCCCGCCACTTCTGCAAATCCTGTCGCCGCTACTGGACCCACGGCGGCACCCTTCGCGACGTCCCTGTCGGCGGCGGCTCCCGCAAGAACTCCAAACGCTCTCGCTATCACAACATCAACAACACCCCTTCCTCTGCCCCTGCCTCTTCTTCCACCTCTGTTTCTTCTTCCACCTCTGCTTCCTCTTCCTCCTCTGTTTCTCTTCTCCCCACTGCCGCTGCCGTCAATAATGATATCAACGATACCATCCCTCCTCCTGGAACCTTCACCTCTTTGCTCAGCTCCCAAGCCTCCGGATTCTTAGCTCTTGGCGGATACGCCTCTGCCTCTGCGTCGGGCCATCCCCCTGCAGCGTTCGACGATATGGGGTTTGGCCTCGGCAGGGGATTGTGGGGTACTGCTTGTACTTACCCTGAAGTTGGGGATCTCGTCGGGAGTTACGCCGCTGCTGGGGCTCCGGAGACGTCTTCTTCCGGGTACAACACGTGGCAGATGAATGCCAGTGACGGCGGCGGTAACGGTGGAGTTGTCGATGGTGATTTGCTGGGTTGGCCGGACCTTGCCATTTCCATGCAAGGCAAGAGCTTGAAGTAA